A genomic window from Besnoitia besnoiti strain Bb-Ger1 chromosome Unknown contig00087, whole genome shotgun sequence includes:
- a CDS encoding uncharacterized protein (encoded by transcript BESB_081210) — MNTEDDSGYEIQTTKFFMIAVHHHPTGLLKTAKSVGFQYPTTLRLFHIGYVLGVIYGFLFSLILTARENYYSDASLISSIVLGVIISETGLFISFFWGVYTTSWTTGLDLEGLCLPDPSSLVLFMTIMLSALSIVVSSVYLKNQHLYTSCTNIMTFTLVVAS, encoded by the exons atg aatactgaagatgactccggttatgagatacagacaaccaagttctttatgattgcagtacaccaccaccccactggactgcttaagacagctaaaagtgttggatttcaatatcctactacattaagattattccacatcggttatgttctaggcgtaatatatggattcttgttctcactcatcttaacagcgagagaaaactactactcagatgctagtctaatcagtagcatcgtacttggagttatcatctctgagacaggattatttatcagctttttctggggagtatatactacgagttggactactggtttagatcttgaaggtctttgtttaccggatccaagttctcttgtgcttttcatgaccatcatgttaagtgcattaagtatagtggtatccagcgtatatttgaaaaaccaacatttgtatacaagctgtacgaatatcatgacattcactttggtagtcgcctcttaa